The Neorhodopirellula lusitana genome contains a region encoding:
- a CDS encoding sensor histidine kinase, producing MLILAARSSLGQTSDATYGVHDDRRVDRLHSDAWGPDDGLPSDQVFDILQTQDGYLWIGTGAGLSRFDGVKFENFDQGNTPELTSKRVTLLYESSDGTLWVGSEQGGLIAFQTGRQRTAKAVRELAGKSIRSIRQDFRGALWVGTDSGTWRSQAGEFEEVAAAPKQVWSLAEDKDHVLWMGGPDGLFRWDDTKSGAVKMEAFSLAGTNPAVNVLVADRDGSLWAGTEKAGLIHFKDEILSRILPNSSIQSVYQDRLGVIWYAGKSGKLKRLNEQETVSANPPWFGIGVSCIADDREGGLWLGANGSPHCLRQLKPASAVSFDHVAACVMAAPDGGVWLGSNAGLAHVAARSGPETLTVDRYYRLTRALAFAAGRNESLWVGQRTKGISHFVDHGLSTDTARDGLRNEPVGAILEDRAGSVWVGYVDGGAARLDGDRFVELGAFRDLTVHWFAELSNGDVYAGTNNGLYRGTERVGDPLLDELPSTEFRSHYLDDVGDLWLGTLGDGLCRMREGAFTNWRVSDGLLANRIFAITDDPAGNLWLGSLDKVFYVPKRSLDELATGKVDQLDCRLMPLSIEGQRLGQGYPKMTRSNDGSVWVTRKRDTVKIPPGAIDISQESAPVHIEDVRVDGVALAGHDRVEFQSGIHRLEIHYTVATYAQPHAAKFRYRMPDHVEDWIEAGDQRVAHFTELPPGSYTFQVQVVIGDGVWNDEVATIAIVVRPRWFETTWFKILLATGLCSTLIISVLVYTSRVRHHNAQLQKEITERKEAEAILQKHQTRLKALASELTVAEERERRRIAADLHDDVGQTLALARIQLASARKSMSSLELGAKLDTLSSTILKATQDTRHLVYDLSSPSLNELGLDEAIEEWLEEEIGNRFGLKTQIVRKSQADAYRDAISDDVRALIFRSVRELLVNVVKHANATSVVVTTEYTGDQIVIAVEDDGVGFDAGAEAFRVSSEGGFGLFSIQERMMNLGGSMEIESEPGMGSCARLFVPCVHSDSFKTEPEGQ from the coding sequence ATGCTCATCTTGGCTGCGCGGTCGAGCCTGGGGCAGACCAGCGACGCCACCTATGGTGTTCATGACGATCGCCGGGTTGATCGTTTGCACAGTGACGCTTGGGGGCCTGATGACGGACTTCCCTCAGACCAAGTGTTCGACATCCTGCAAACTCAGGATGGCTATTTATGGATTGGAACCGGTGCGGGGCTGAGCCGATTTGATGGCGTCAAGTTCGAGAATTTTGATCAGGGTAACACTCCAGAGCTGACATCGAAGAGAGTCACGCTACTTTACGAGAGCAGTGATGGCACGCTTTGGGTCGGCTCCGAGCAGGGCGGTTTGATTGCATTTCAAACCGGTCGTCAGCGAACCGCGAAAGCAGTGCGGGAACTAGCCGGCAAGAGTATTCGTTCGATTCGACAAGATTTCCGCGGTGCTTTGTGGGTGGGGACCGATTCGGGGACGTGGCGATCACAGGCAGGCGAGTTCGAAGAGGTTGCCGCTGCACCAAAACAAGTTTGGTCGTTGGCCGAAGACAAGGACCATGTACTTTGGATGGGTGGTCCGGACGGTTTGTTTCGCTGGGACGACACGAAGTCCGGTGCTGTCAAGATGGAGGCATTCTCACTCGCGGGAACCAACCCAGCGGTGAATGTCTTGGTTGCCGATCGCGATGGCAGCCTTTGGGCAGGAACCGAAAAAGCGGGTTTGATTCATTTCAAGGATGAAATACTCAGCCGAATTTTGCCCAACTCAAGTATCCAATCCGTTTATCAAGATCGACTTGGGGTGATTTGGTATGCCGGGAAGAGCGGAAAACTTAAAAGACTGAATGAACAAGAAACCGTGTCGGCCAATCCGCCCTGGTTCGGAATCGGTGTCAGTTGTATCGCCGATGATCGCGAGGGAGGTTTGTGGCTCGGTGCCAATGGTTCTCCGCACTGTTTGCGTCAGTTGAAGCCCGCCTCGGCGGTGTCTTTCGACCACGTTGCTGCTTGTGTCATGGCGGCGCCCGATGGCGGCGTGTGGCTGGGGTCCAATGCAGGTCTGGCACATGTTGCTGCGCGAAGTGGACCTGAAACGCTCACCGTGGATCGCTATTATCGGCTAACTCGGGCTCTGGCATTCGCAGCCGGTCGCAACGAATCGCTATGGGTCGGACAAAGAACGAAGGGGATATCTCATTTCGTCGATCACGGTTTATCGACGGATACCGCTCGCGATGGCCTCCGCAATGAGCCGGTTGGAGCCATCTTGGAGGATCGCGCTGGCAGCGTGTGGGTGGGTTACGTTGATGGGGGGGCGGCCCGACTTGATGGTGATCGATTTGTCGAATTGGGAGCCTTCCGGGATCTTACCGTTCATTGGTTTGCTGAGCTCTCCAATGGCGACGTTTATGCCGGAACGAACAACGGGTTGTACCGCGGGACGGAGCGTGTTGGCGATCCGTTGCTTGACGAGCTACCGAGCACCGAGTTCCGATCTCACTACCTCGATGACGTTGGCGACCTCTGGTTAGGAACCCTTGGCGATGGTTTGTGCCGGATGAGGGAGGGGGCATTCACAAATTGGCGTGTAAGCGATGGGCTGCTAGCAAACCGAATTTTTGCCATCACGGATGATCCCGCTGGCAACCTCTGGCTGGGATCGTTAGACAAAGTCTTTTATGTTCCCAAGCGAAGCCTCGATGAATTGGCCACAGGGAAAGTGGATCAACTTGATTGCCGCTTAATGCCGCTATCGATCGAAGGACAACGACTGGGGCAAGGCTACCCCAAGATGACACGATCCAATGACGGATCGGTTTGGGTCACGCGGAAACGAGACACGGTGAAGATCCCTCCGGGGGCGATCGACATCAGTCAAGAATCGGCTCCGGTGCATATAGAGGACGTACGTGTCGATGGTGTTGCGTTGGCGGGGCACGACCGAGTGGAATTTCAATCAGGAATTCACCGATTGGAAATCCACTACACCGTCGCAACTTATGCCCAACCCCATGCCGCGAAATTTCGTTACCGCATGCCGGATCATGTGGAAGATTGGATCGAAGCTGGCGATCAACGTGTTGCGCACTTCACTGAGTTGCCGCCAGGCAGTTACACGTTTCAAGTGCAGGTTGTGATTGGCGATGGAGTTTGGAACGACGAAGTTGCCACGATTGCAATCGTGGTGCGTCCACGCTGGTTCGAGACAACTTGGTTCAAGATTCTGTTGGCAACCGGGCTATGCTCAACGCTGATCATCAGCGTGCTGGTTTATACGTCCAGGGTTCGACACCACAACGCCCAACTGCAAAAAGAAATCACCGAACGAAAGGAAGCGGAGGCAATTCTTCAAAAACACCAGACGAGACTCAAAGCACTCGCGTCCGAGTTGACTGTTGCCGAAGAACGCGAGCGAAGGCGAATCGCCGCTGACCTGCATGATGATGTTGGCCAGACGCTTGCGCTCGCCCGAATTCAACTCGCGTCGGCACGCAAATCAATGAGTTCGCTGGAATTGGGCGCAAAACTTGACACCCTCTCGTCGACAATTTTAAAGGCGACTCAGGATACTCGGCACCTTGTTTACGATCTCAGTTCACCGTCACTCAACGAACTTGGGCTGGATGAGGCGATCGAAGAGTGGTTGGAAGAGGAAATCGGGAATCGTTTTGGTCTTAAAACACAGATCGTCCGCAAGAGCCAAGCCGATGCGTACAGGGATGCCATTTCCGACGATGTCAGAGCACTCATCTTTCGAAGCGTTCGCGAACTGCTTGTCAACGTCGTGAAGCACGCGAATGCCACTAGCGTCGTTGTCACCACCGAATACACCGGTGATCAAATCGTGATTGCGGTCGAGGATGACGGCGTCGGATTTGACGCTGGTGCGGAAGCTTTTCGAGTCAGTTCTGAAGGCGGATTCGGCTTGTTCAGCATCCAAGAACGGATGATGAACCTTGGCGGGTCGATGGAGATCGAGTCGGAACCTGGCATGGGTAGCTGTGCTAGACTCTTCGTTCCTTGCGTCCATTCGGATAGTTTCAAGACCGAGCCAGAAGGCCAGTGA
- a CDS encoding response regulator, producing MTISVLVVDDHAMFRKGLRMMLDDEDDIDVVGEASDGAEAIRLAGDLHPNVIVMDITMPNTDGIEATRQIISTLPGVKVIPLSIHSGKNFVQKMLRAGAAGYILKESAPEELVHAVRAVHNDDIYLSSAISGIVVSEYVRLLNRSDAQNRNAGLSESDETTVRMIGKGLSVKEIASAGDTSVSQIQTAQRRMIKTLGLANAAELTEYARARRWGEGETCVEMASSDSESLRVSILGTKFHRPTVPPDFVSRERLLQKLDDACDVPMILVSAPAGYGKSMLVADWVAKKSDRRTAWLSLSEAESDVRSFLTYVVAAVEGQFSGACPDTSSVLHAAELPTVNVLVDALSNDLDAIDQPFVLVLDDYQLIAAANVHGLLEALLQHPPRPMRLVVLTRHDPPISLAALRGNRWLMELRQQDLSFTPDEVSAVLRQTTGVIVGDVALSRLDDLMEGWIVGLQLIGVLMRDCEDKDAFVLQLQGGVHQVYDYLLHEVLGRQTSQLKDVLQQLSILDRFCGPLIDAVCQLAGDSQASGMTGGVLIERLQRENLFIVSLDTQGRWFRHHQVFQNLLTQQLNESRTASEVADLHGRASDWFFKHGLIDEAIRHALAAGQNEKAADIVANARIKTITRDASYEIERWLALLPESIIGERPELLLARAWVLYFHLNFEEVAVVLDQLEPLVSERQLSDHASASAIRGEVDSFRGYLEFFAGNCADSLKHLLDAMERIPADHHQALSEADLILGLASQMNGQREQALQRLQSTLACTYSMHPTRQIRAIGASAMIHMISANLHDATSAVTRMKGIAADNGSIYAESWRDYMQGLIHMWQNERNAAIDCLSKAVDRRYVLDSRAAMDAMAALALVYEMKGERSESEAIMRMLREFVDSLRCSLDIFHSCEVRLAIARGDRTPVTRWLKSAAPADEPTLIFWQEVPCVTRCRALIAKGSKANLREAEQRLEAYLKISEETHNTLNVIQALLLQSLVLHRSDKSEESAETLHRAVELAQPGDCIHFFVELGEPMAELLQGLHADDTVAEFVVRLLAEFPTPDQRDHNQPAEPTTEDDGAVIETLTNRERDTLELLAQRLYDKEIAKSMCVSVWTVKTHVKHIFEKLHVKNRREAVQKAKDLGLVKE from the coding sequence ATGACGATTTCGGTATTAGTCGTTGACGATCATGCGATGTTTCGAAAGGGACTGCGGATGATGCTGGACGACGAGGATGATATCGACGTGGTTGGTGAGGCCAGTGATGGGGCCGAGGCGATTCGACTCGCTGGGGACCTCCATCCCAATGTCATCGTCATGGACATCACGATGCCAAATACCGATGGGATCGAAGCAACGCGGCAAATCATCTCAACGCTTCCGGGTGTGAAAGTCATTCCGCTATCGATTCATTCGGGAAAAAACTTTGTTCAAAAGATGCTTCGCGCCGGTGCGGCCGGCTACATCCTGAAGGAAAGCGCCCCCGAAGAACTGGTTCATGCCGTTCGCGCCGTGCACAACGATGATATCTATCTGAGTTCGGCGATTTCAGGAATCGTTGTCTCGGAATACGTGCGACTGCTGAACCGTTCCGATGCACAAAATCGTAACGCTGGGCTGAGCGAAAGCGATGAGACGACCGTGCGAATGATCGGCAAAGGCCTTTCGGTCAAAGAGATCGCCTCCGCTGGGGACACGAGTGTGAGCCAGATTCAGACGGCCCAGCGACGCATGATCAAAACGCTAGGCTTGGCAAACGCCGCAGAGTTAACCGAGTATGCTCGCGCAAGGCGTTGGGGTGAGGGCGAAACATGCGTTGAAATGGCATCCTCGGACAGCGAATCGCTTCGGGTATCGATTCTTGGTACCAAGTTTCACCGGCCCACGGTTCCACCTGACTTTGTCTCCCGAGAACGCTTGCTACAGAAGTTGGATGATGCATGCGATGTACCGATGATTTTGGTTTCGGCGCCAGCTGGATACGGCAAGAGTATGTTGGTGGCAGATTGGGTAGCAAAGAAGAGCGACCGCCGCACCGCATGGCTTTCGTTGAGCGAGGCCGAGAGCGATGTCAGGTCGTTCTTGACCTATGTTGTGGCGGCGGTGGAGGGCCAGTTTTCCGGTGCCTGTCCCGACACATCGTCGGTTCTGCATGCCGCGGAACTGCCGACGGTGAATGTGCTGGTTGACGCGTTGAGCAATGACCTCGATGCAATCGACCAACCCTTCGTACTGGTTCTTGATGATTATCAGCTGATCGCGGCCGCCAATGTCCATGGATTGTTGGAGGCGTTACTGCAACATCCGCCCCGTCCAATGCGACTGGTAGTGCTCACTCGGCATGATCCGCCGATTTCATTGGCGGCCCTGCGTGGGAATCGTTGGTTGATGGAGCTTCGACAACAGGATCTCAGCTTCACGCCAGACGAAGTGAGTGCGGTGCTGCGTCAAACAACTGGTGTCATCGTAGGCGACGTAGCACTCAGTCGGCTCGACGACCTCATGGAGGGCTGGATCGTCGGCCTACAATTGATCGGCGTGTTGATGCGGGACTGCGAAGACAAAGATGCGTTCGTGCTGCAATTGCAGGGCGGCGTCCATCAAGTCTACGACTACTTGCTGCACGAGGTGCTTGGCCGGCAAACTTCACAATTGAAGGATGTTCTCCAGCAGCTTTCCATCTTGGATCGCTTTTGTGGTCCGTTGATCGACGCGGTCTGCCAGTTGGCTGGCGATTCCCAGGCATCTGGCATGACTGGTGGCGTCTTGATTGAGCGTTTGCAGCGAGAGAATCTTTTTATTGTTTCGCTTGATACACAAGGACGTTGGTTTCGCCATCACCAGGTCTTTCAAAATCTGCTCACGCAACAACTCAATGAAAGTCGAACTGCGAGTGAGGTTGCCGATCTGCACGGACGGGCCAGCGATTGGTTTTTCAAGCATGGTTTGATTGACGAAGCGATCCGTCATGCATTGGCAGCAGGGCAAAACGAAAAGGCGGCGGACATCGTTGCCAATGCGCGGATCAAGACGATCACGAGAGATGCATCGTACGAGATTGAACGTTGGCTTGCGTTGTTGCCCGAGTCGATCATCGGTGAGCGTCCCGAGCTTTTGCTTGCTCGTGCTTGGGTGCTCTACTTCCATTTGAATTTTGAGGAGGTCGCGGTCGTCCTGGATCAGTTGGAGCCGCTCGTCTCTGAGCGACAATTGTCGGATCACGCGTCAGCCAGTGCGATTCGTGGTGAGGTGGACTCGTTTCGCGGCTATCTCGAATTTTTCGCCGGGAATTGTGCTGACTCTCTAAAACACCTGCTTGATGCGATGGAGCGAATTCCGGCTGACCATCACCAAGCGCTCAGCGAGGCGGACTTAATCCTGGGTTTGGCCAGCCAGATGAATGGCCAGCGGGAACAGGCACTCCAGCGACTACAGTCCACCCTTGCCTGCACGTATTCGATGCACCCCACTCGCCAAATCCGAGCGATTGGTGCATCGGCAATGATTCATATGATTTCGGCCAATCTTCATGATGCGACCTCTGCCGTAACACGAATGAAGGGAATCGCAGCGGACAACGGATCGATCTACGCCGAAAGTTGGCGTGACTACATGCAGGGACTGATTCACATGTGGCAGAATGAACGCAACGCTGCAATCGATTGCCTGAGCAAGGCGGTCGACCGTCGTTACGTTCTGGACTCCAGGGCCGCCATGGATGCGATGGCTGCGTTGGCCTTAGTCTACGAGATGAAGGGAGAACGATCCGAATCCGAAGCCATCATGCGAATGCTACGAGAGTTCGTCGATTCGCTTCGATGTTCGCTAGACATTTTTCACTCCTGCGAAGTCCGATTGGCAATCGCTCGCGGCGACCGAACACCTGTTACGCGTTGGTTGAAATCGGCCGCGCCGGCGGATGAGCCAACACTGATTTTTTGGCAGGAAGTCCCCTGCGTTACCCGCTGTCGGGCGCTGATCGCAAAGGGTTCAAAAGCAAATTTGCGGGAAGCCGAGCAAAGGCTCGAAGCCTACTTGAAGATCAGTGAGGAAACTCACAACACACTGAATGTGATCCAGGCATTGTTGCTGCAATCGTTGGTCTTGCATCGCAGTGACAAGAGCGAAGAGTCGGCCGAAACATTGCACCGAGCCGTTGAGTTGGCGCAACCTGGTGACTGCATTCACTTCTTTGTCGAACTAGGCGAACCGATGGCGGAGCTGCTGCAAGGCCTTCACGCCGACGACACGGTCGCGGAATTTGTTGTTCGATTACTGGCGGAATTTCCGACGCCGGATCAACGAGATCACAACCAACCGGCAGAGCCAACGACCGAAGACGATGGCGCGGTGATCGAGACGCTGACCAATCGCGAACGTGACACGTTGGAGTTACTGGCACAGCGTCTGTATGACAAAGAGATCGCCAAGTCGATGTGCGTTTCGGTCTGGACTGTGAAAACGCACGTCAAGCACATCTTCGAGAAGCTGCACGTCAAGAATCGCCGCGAAGCGGTACAGAAGGCAAAAGACCTAGGTCTCGTCAAAGAGTGA
- the tnpA gene encoding IS200/IS605 family transposase has product MSSTHHGILLHVVFSTKHRHPHLADSWRDELFAVIGGIAKEQQALLLAAGGVEDHIHLLLKMHPKFAISDTLRTIKANSSGWINKENKIGCRHEWQRGYGAFSVSQSMVETVRSYLARQREHHQRQTFQDEYLEMLRRHQIEFNPQYVFDEEIVS; this is encoded by the coding sequence ATGTCATCAACCCATCATGGGATTCTGCTTCACGTCGTCTTTAGCACCAAGCATCGACATCCCCACTTGGCCGACTCTTGGCGAGATGAGCTGTTTGCTGTGATCGGCGGAATTGCGAAAGAACAGCAAGCGCTGCTTCTGGCCGCTGGCGGAGTCGAAGATCACATTCACCTTCTGCTCAAGATGCATCCAAAATTTGCGATCTCAGATACGCTGCGGACGATCAAAGCCAATTCCTCCGGCTGGATCAACAAAGAGAACAAGATCGGTTGCCGCCATGAATGGCAGCGCGGATACGGTGCGTTTTCGGTGAGCCAGTCGATGGTTGAAACGGTGCGTTCGTATCTCGCTCGTCAACGCGAACACCATCAGCGCCAAACGTTTCAAGACGAGTATCTGGAAATGTTGCGACGTCACCAAATCGAATTCAACCCGCAATACGTGTTCGATGAGGAGATCGTATCGTGA
- a CDS encoding DUF3302 domain-containing protein gives MGFLDVFAITILAVLGLTLVGVWVLLGMMPGRIARGRNHPQADAVSVCGWWGVITMGLLLPVAFIWAYYKPVDARNAESRNAATSTKGDVS, from the coding sequence ATGGGATTTCTTGATGTCTTTGCGATCACCATCCTCGCGGTTCTGGGCCTCACGCTGGTGGGCGTTTGGGTCTTGCTGGGGATGATGCCCGGTCGGATTGCCCGCGGGCGCAACCACCCGCAAGCCGACGCCGTCAGCGTCTGTGGGTGGTGGGGCGTCATCACCATGGGGCTGCTGCTACCGGTAGCGTTCATCTGGGCTTACTACAAACCGGTGGACGCTCGAAACGCCGAGTCTCGCAACGCCGCCACCTCGACGAAAGGAGATGTGTCGTGA
- a CDS encoding HlyD family secretion protein: MILFLTLIYVALIAILVKLKVIQFNLFWKLSPVLWMVLLLVVLFIPMQWGAPSGVVNVYRTVVEIVPNVSGEVIEVNAPGSKPIRKGDVLFRLDPQPYQIEVDRLLAGLKEAEQTSKMLPAGLAEADANVAQAEAAIVAATKQAASLESALIAAKANVTKSQAQRELARSDNERAQKLLAGNATSPEEAATKVRNLELAEASVESAQASQQQAQLALDSSIDGVNTGVIEAQERLKAAQAAKQKAEFAVASTINGENTQVAQLRAQLATAQYNLAQTTVLAPADGFVVGMTLRPGQRVAAFPVRTWMAFVDSSSAQIAVGVDQNRLRHVKPGQKADVVLELYPGRTLTATVDRIAYITPQGQLQPTGVVAAAPSSSQKTLPFGVVLTLDDAGPEFDIHELPGGATGTAAIYTDSVKATHLIRRVMIRMETFMNYIMPS; the protein is encoded by the coding sequence GTGATCCTTTTTCTGACCCTGATCTATGTGGCGTTGATAGCCATTCTGGTCAAGTTGAAAGTCATCCAGTTCAACTTGTTTTGGAAGCTCTCGCCGGTCCTTTGGATGGTGCTGCTGCTGGTGGTTCTGTTCATTCCGATGCAATGGGGCGCGCCTTCGGGCGTGGTCAACGTCTACCGCACAGTTGTTGAAATCGTTCCCAACGTCAGCGGCGAAGTGATCGAAGTCAACGCGCCCGGCAGCAAGCCGATTCGCAAAGGCGACGTCTTGTTTCGTCTTGATCCCCAACCCTATCAAATCGAAGTGGATCGGCTATTGGCTGGCTTGAAGGAAGCCGAACAAACTTCCAAGATGCTGCCCGCCGGCCTCGCGGAAGCGGATGCGAACGTCGCTCAGGCCGAAGCCGCGATCGTAGCGGCGACGAAACAAGCCGCCTCGCTGGAGTCCGCTCTCATCGCGGCGAAGGCCAACGTTACCAAGTCTCAGGCACAACGAGAGTTGGCTCGATCTGATAATGAGCGTGCTCAAAAACTGCTTGCGGGCAACGCGACGTCACCGGAAGAAGCGGCCACCAAAGTGCGGAACCTGGAACTGGCTGAGGCATCGGTTGAGTCCGCCCAGGCCTCGCAACAACAGGCCCAACTTGCGTTGGACTCTTCGATAGATGGCGTCAACACCGGCGTCATCGAGGCGCAAGAACGATTGAAGGCGGCTCAAGCGGCAAAGCAGAAAGCGGAGTTCGCGGTTGCTTCGACGATCAACGGCGAAAACACGCAGGTCGCACAATTGCGAGCTCAATTGGCGACCGCTCAGTACAACCTTGCTCAAACCACCGTCTTGGCCCCAGCAGACGGTTTCGTGGTCGGGATGACATTGCGACCAGGCCAACGAGTGGCAGCGTTTCCCGTTCGCACCTGGATGGCTTTCGTCGATTCATCCAGTGCGCAAATCGCGGTTGGCGTCGATCAGAACCGGTTGCGTCATGTGAAGCCAGGTCAGAAAGCAGACGTTGTGTTGGAGCTTTACCCAGGCCGAACGCTTACTGCGACGGTGGATCGGATTGCCTACATCACACCGCAGGGACAACTCCAGCCGACGGGCGTGGTGGCTGCTGCACCGTCAAGCAGCCAGAAGACGCTGCCTTTTGGTGTCGTGCTCACGCTGGATGACGCGGGGCCGGAGTTTGACATTCACGAGTTGCCCGGTGGCGCGACCGGAACCGCCGCCATCTACACCGATTCGGTGAAGGCAACCCACCTCATACGTCGCGTCATGATTCGCATGGAAACATTCATGAACTACATCATGCCGTCCTAA
- a CDS encoding DUF1254 domain-containing protein — protein sequence MSTRRNHHLFTLAALAFCSLTTSVQAQPPAMKYATEIPANVVTPDRTETRLGALEFVDGFPTEATAKKVWDHMDFSRAVEAMIMTTPAASLQGFRKGIQKWGPDNETMIYWGGRLDSKGLLLTGNTTVVYTFMWIDLQDGPMVMETPPNVLGIIDDAWFHYVCDFGNAGDDKSKGGKFLLVPPGYEGELPAEGYFVKQSKTYGHWLAMRGFMTDFDPVPVVKNMKEHFRLYPLGSAPKEVNWVNTAMKDFNTLHAQDETFFDEVNITVQEEPNSAESAEILGLLASIGIQKGKPFKPDARMKKILAEAAAVGTAAQRTILFRNRETEDTAIWPGSKSWELGFAGGSYEFLNDGVSLINSRVRFHFYATGITPAMVKPPVGAGSQYVMGLRDAEGNALDGSKTYKIHIPANVPAERFWDITVYDNQTRSLLQTDNPYPGVTSIDKATVQNADGSYDVYIGPKKPDGPLATQGHVNWIQTDPSKGWNMLWRIYGPTQVWYDRSWRPSEIELVD from the coding sequence ATGAGCACGCGACGAAACCACCACCTGTTCACTCTGGCAGCGTTGGCTTTTTGCTCTCTCACAACCAGCGTTCAAGCACAACCACCCGCAATGAAATACGCCACCGAGATTCCGGCGAATGTCGTCACGCCCGATCGGACGGAAACACGTCTTGGGGCTTTGGAGTTCGTTGACGGATTCCCCACCGAAGCGACTGCGAAGAAGGTGTGGGATCACATGGATTTCTCCCGCGCCGTCGAGGCCATGATCATGACCACGCCCGCGGCTTCGCTGCAGGGATTTCGCAAAGGCATCCAGAAATGGGGCCCGGACAACGAGACCATGATTTACTGGGGCGGGCGTCTGGATTCCAAAGGCTTGCTTCTGACGGGCAATACCACGGTGGTCTACACCTTCATGTGGATCGACTTGCAGGACGGTCCCATGGTCATGGAGACCCCGCCCAACGTGTTGGGCATCATCGACGATGCGTGGTTCCACTACGTTTGCGATTTCGGCAATGCCGGCGATGACAAAAGCAAAGGCGGGAAGTTCTTGTTGGTGCCGCCGGGCTACGAAGGCGAACTGCCCGCCGAAGGCTACTTCGTGAAGCAGTCGAAAACCTACGGCCACTGGCTGGCGATGCGCGGTTTCATGACGGACTTCGATCCGGTTCCCGTGGTCAAGAACATGAAGGAGCATTTCCGTCTTTACCCGCTGGGTAGTGCGCCCAAGGAAGTCAACTGGGTCAACACAGCGATGAAGGACTTCAACACCCTGCACGCCCAGGATGAGACCTTCTTCGACGAGGTCAACATCACAGTCCAGGAAGAGCCAAACTCGGCCGAGAGTGCCGAGATCCTTGGACTGCTGGCCTCCATCGGCATCCAGAAGGGCAAGCCTTTCAAACCGGACGCCCGCATGAAGAAGATCCTCGCTGAAGCCGCCGCAGTCGGCACCGCCGCCCAACGCACTATCCTGTTTCGCAACCGCGAAACGGAGGACACCGCGATCTGGCCGGGCAGCAAAAGCTGGGAGCTAGGCTTCGCTGGTGGCAGCTACGAGTTTCTCAACGACGGCGTCAGTCTGATCAATTCGCGGGTCCGCTTCCACTTCTACGCGACCGGCATCACGCCCGCGATGGTCAAACCACCAGTCGGAGCGGGATCCCAGTATGTGATGGGACTGCGCGACGCCGAAGGCAATGCCCTCGATGGCAGCAAGACCTACAAGATCCACATTCCTGCCAACGTTCCAGCCGAGCGTTTCTGGGACATCACTGTCTACGACAACCAGACGCGTTCGCTGTTGCAAACCGACAATCCCTACCCGGGTGTCACCAGTATCGACAAGGCGACCGTGCAAAACGCGGACGGTTCTTATGACGTCTACATCGGCCCGAAGAAGCCTGATGGCCCCTTGGCAACTCAGGGACACGTGAATTGGATCCAGACCGATCCTTCCAAGGGCTGGAACATGTTGTGGCGGATCTATGGTCCGACGCAAGTCTGGTACGACAGAAGTTGGCGTCCAAGTGAGATCGAATTGGTTGACTGA
- the csrA gene encoding carbon storage regulator CsrA, whose translation MLVLTRKPEESIFINENVEVVVLGIQGNKVRLGIEAPKDVSILRREIFVELNQHDSANSDLLKTSKPAGNKPAGDTVKFNSLKS comes from the coding sequence ATGCTTGTGTTAACACGAAAACCAGAGGAATCCATTTTCATTAACGAGAACGTTGAGGTCGTTGTCCTTGGAATCCAGGGAAACAAAGTTCGCTTGGGTATTGAGGCACCCAAAGATGTTTCCATTCTTCGACGAGAGATCTTTGTTGAACTCAATCAACACGATTCAGCGAATTCCGATTTGCTGAAAACCTCAAAACCGGCTGGGAATAAACCTGCCGGAGATACGGTGAAGTTCAACTCTTTGAAATCGTGA